AAAGGTCGTTCCATCGGCACCGTTGATGTTATTCCCGAAGTAATAGTTCAGGGAAAGATTAAACGGCTGGTTGAAATTGATTGCGGTATTGTTCCAGGCACATCCGGTTTGATTGGAAGTTTCCGGAGTAAGTTCAATACAGCTTTGACCACCGATTGTCTGGTAACTTGCATTTCCGTTCAAACAGTAGCTCCCGGTATTTGCGACCATTTTATAAGCCATGGTCACGTTGGAAGTTAAATCATGCACGCAATTGTATTTGGAAATCAGGATCCGGATGGTTCCCGTAAAAGTAGCGGTCCAGTTAATGGAAGCATTGCTGCCGCATATGTCATCGGCATAAACAATCTGCGTAGCGCCGGTTGCATCCAGCAAAGTCAATTGACTGTCTATCGAGGAAGAACTTCCACCGGCACAAAATGTAAATTCGTATTGGTTGCATTTGACCACATTGACCGTATAATACCTTCCGTTTTGGGTAGCAACTGTCTGGTATGCTGCAGTTGGTGTCAGTGATCCGGATGCTGTTCCGCCGGTGCAGGCGAATACAGGAATGAGCGATAGACTACTAAAAAATAGTAGTAGGATAGTTTGCTTCATAATCGTAGTTTTAGCAAACATACTAAAACGATCTAGTCATTTCCTAATTTTTTAACGAATAATTTACTAAAGATTTAGCTTTTCTTCATGAATAGAATAAATACAAAAAAAACTCCCCACCGGAGTGAGGAGTTTTTACATAATCAAATGTGTTTATTTCGGTTAAAAACTTGGGCAACTGATTGTTCGGAAAGTTTTCGTGCTGATCTTGGCATTTTTCGGATATTTCACCGAATACCCGATTTCAAGGTTGGCCGTTTCACCCGGTTGCAAGGTAATCATGTAGGAAACTTCTCCGGTCAGATCGTTTTTCTTACCGATTCCGATGGTTTCTACCGTAACCGTAATTTCGCTGGAACTGGAAAGCGGAATCTGGTCGAATACATTGATCTTCACAGGGACTGTGCGGTTATTTCGAACCTGGATATCATAGAAGTACGTGTCTTTCTTCGTGCTTCCGGATACTTTCTTCGTACTCATTTCAGATTTCAGCTTGCGCAATACCTGGATTTTTGAATCGCGACCGAATGACAGGCTTAGCGTGTCGTCAACATTATTGGTGTTGATCTCGCTCACACCGACATAATTTCCTGCAAAGTAAACATTGGTCGGACCGGGAATCAGATCCAGGTCCTGCCATCCTACAATGTTTGCCAGTAAGAAAGATCCCTGATCCAGTTTCGGTACCGAAACATGGGTGAAAGTTGCCGGCATGTTCATTTCCTTGATCTCAACGATGTATGGTTTGGCATCGGTAGGGCAGGAGAACGGATGCGCGATCAGGAATTCAGCATTCAGGTCGGATATCTCGATTTGTTTCATGGCAACCGTGCTGACTTTTTTTCCTTCATTTTTACCCATTTTGTCAGAGCCGAAAAAGCCTGCAGAATTTTCCGTTACTTTCTGGTCCAGCACGTAGTTGTCATAAGCACGCTGATTAGCCATATTGATTTCATTCATGACCTCATTGCGGTAATCTGCTTTTTGCTGAATCGGCTGAACATACGATTTTTTGGTGTATTCTACCTGCTCTCCGTAACGGATGTAGAACGGGTTCAATACCGGAGAAGCAGCACTTAAAAGCGGATCTGAAGTACTCAAAGTCAGCGCAACATTTTTCCACTCATTTCCGGTATTGTTATAAACCTGTGCTTTGTATTTCAGGTTGATGGGCTGGTTCAGGTCTGTGGCGGAAAGATCGTAAGTTGCTGCCCAGCCGCAGTCGGAAACCAAATACTTCAAAGTCCCGGAAATGTCGGTGTTATTGTCCACATCAATCAACACGATAACCTGGTTACTGCGCTGATTTTCGGTGTAGTTCAACTCCGTTAACTGAAAACGGGTATCATTGATCTTTGCAGAAAGCACGTCCTGTTCTTTTTTGATTTTGGTAATGGTTTTATTGATCTCGAACGTGCGTGTACGGTAGTATTCACCGGCTGCCTTGATCTGATCAATCGTTAAGGTATTCTGGCCCTTCAGATCTTTATTGGTGTTTAAAATTCCCAACTCAGCCTGGTACGAGCTCAATAAATCCACATTCAGCTGATGCCGGTCTTTTAATTGTTCCAGTGAATCGGCCAGGATTTTAATTCTGGGGTTCCATTGTTCGGCAGCTAAAAAATCCATTTCAGTGGAAATAGAAACCAGCCGGAAAGAACCGGAACTGGTAAATTGGATGGTTCTCGGATCTGCAAATGCAGAAATCCCTGAAAAAATGACCTTGTTTCTCCCTTTTGTCAATTTTATGGGTGTTTCGTGGGTCATTTCTCCCGCTGTCAGGAATAGCTTCACCTTCTTGATCTCTGTTTTAAGGACCTGTTCGTGCATGTTCTGTCCAAGAAGTGCAAGTGGAAAAAGAACCAGCAAAAGGTGTAAAAAGTGTTTTTTCATAGAATTGGTTTTAGCGTAATACATATGAATGGTAGTTGCGTTCAAAAAATGAATTGTTTTATTTAAAACAAAATGTGTTAAAACAAAAACTTTGTGAAATAAATAAATTGTTTCTAATTTTGAACCCTGAAAAGTAGTAATAAAATGAACTCGACATTATTGGAAGCTGTTGCGGGAGAATATGGTACTCCTGTGTATGTATATGATGAAGCAAAAATTATTTCACAGTATAACCGCCTGAAGAACGCTTTCGGGAAGCAGGAAGTGAAATTGCATTATGCGATGAAAGCATTGAGCAATATCAATGTGTTGAGAACACTTAAGGATCAGGGAGCAGGTTTGGATGCTGTTTCTATCGAAGAAGTTCATTTAGGCCTGAGAGCAGGTTTTGAACCCGAAGAAATCATGTACACACCCAACGGAGTGGCTTTTTCCGAAATAGAAGAAGCGGTTGCTTTGGGAGTGATGATCAATATTGATAACCTGAGTGTACTGGAACATTTCGGGATGGTATTCGGATCTCTGGTACCGGTTTGTATTCGCATAAATCCGCACATTCTGGCAGGCGGGCACGCAAATATTTCTGTCGGGCACATTGATTCCAAATTCGGGATTTCGATTCACCAGTTGAGACACATTCAGCGGATCGTTGAACATTATAAACTGCACATTGTAGGTTTGCACATGCATACGGGCAGCGATATCGTGGATGCGGATGTATTCCTGCAGGGAGCAGATTTGCTCTACCAGGCGGCAAGCTATTTCCCGGAATTGCAGTTCATGGATTTCGGTTCCGGCTTCAAAGTGGCCTATAAAGAAGGAGATTTTGTAACACCGATCGAAGAAATCGGGGCGAAAATCGGGGAATCCTTCCAACATTTTTGCAAAGAATACGGCCGTGATCTGGAATTGTGGTTCGAACCGGGAAAATTCCTGGTGAGTGAAAGCGGGGTGCTCCTGGTTTCTGTCAATGTGGTGAAACAAACTACTTCAACAGTTTTCCTGGGCGTGAACAGTGGGCAAAATCACCTGATTCGGCCGATGTTCTACAACGCTTATCACCGCATTGAGAATGTTTCCAATCCGGAAGGCTATAAAAAATTGTATTCGGTGGTGGGATACATTTGTGAAACGGACACGTTCGGTTATGACCGCCCGATTGCAGAAGCGAAAGCCGGAGATGTGCTGGCAATTTACAATGCCGGGGCCTACGGCTTCAGTATGAGCAACCAGTACAATTCGCGATTGAGGCCTGCAGAAGTTTACATCCGGAATGGGATGCCGCAGCTGATTCGTAAAAGAGAAACCCTGGATGACGTTATCCGGAATGAAATCGATTTGTCAGTAAGTTCTACCTACGCTACAAATGAATAATTAAAGTTCCGATATCTACCGTCGGGACTTTTTCATTGACCTTCGTCGGGCCGACATTCCTTGCCGGCTCAATAATTTTTGGGAGTAGCCTGCTTTTGAGCGATCAGGATCAAATCGGTATCCGTTTCTGTTTCGGAAACCGGGAATGGCTGCTCATGGGTTGAAATCACGCGAAATCCGATCTGTTGCAGCAAACGGGTTAAAAAACCGGTTTCGTAATAATACATCATCACTTCCTCGCCGGTGCTGGAAGCTTTCATACGCGAATTTTCGTACAAATCCGTCATCGTACTTAAATAGAGAATCCCGTTTTCGTTCAGTTTTTCATACACCTTAAAAAGAAACAACTCAACTTGTTCGATAGCCAAATAGGGAAATAGAAATCCTACTACGATGGCGTCGAAAGAAGTGTCGAGGTAATCGATTTGGAGAGCATCGTATACCAGGAAGCGCGCGTTCGGATTGTTTTTCCGGGCCAGTTCGATCATATTCGGAGCGAGGTCTATTCCAAGCAATTCGAGTTGAGGCAAACGTTCCAGCAAATAATGGCTGATATTGCCCGGACCGCAGGCTACATCCAGTACTTTCGAACGTTCTTCCAGGTGATTCAACAGGATGTTCAATGATTCGCCGTAATGATCTACCGAAAAGAAACGCTGCTGGTAGGAGTCTGCCAGTTTATTGAATAAATCAACTGCTTTTTGATTATTCATTGTGTTCACAATTTTTTCGGGTAAATTAGCAAAAATGTTGCTTTTATGATGCGCACCTTAGGATTTGTGATCGCCTTACTGATAGCGATACCGCTTTTCTTTTCTTGCTCTGATAATAGTGAAACAAACGGGAGTGAAAAGTCGCGGAGAGCTCAAAAGGAAGGGCTGAAAGGAAAGAAAAAGAACTCCGGTAAAGAAAAAGTGGTGGAGGCTTTGCCTAAAAATTATGAGTTTGTCTATAATGACTCATTAAGCGATTATATCAATGCGTATAATAAAACGCTGGCTCTGTTTGAACTGCCTATCGTTGAAAAGGATATTCAGACCAAATACGGGAATGCACACGTGCTCGTTTGCGGAAATTCCAATAATCCGCCGCTTGTATTGCTTCATGGAATGAATGCGAGCTCAACCATGTGGTATCCGAATATGAAAACCTTCGCCAAAAATTATTGTGTCTATGCAATTGATTTTCTATTGGAACCCGGAAAATCGACCTGTAATCTGAAGCGTTTGGATAAAGACCAGATTGCGGAATGGTACGATGAAATTTTTACAAAACTGGGATTGAATTCCGTTTACCTGATCGGTTGTTCACGCGGAGGATGGCTTGCAACGGCGGTTGCCCTGAACAAACCCGAGAAAGTGAAAAAACTCGTGCTGTTGAGTCCCGCCCAGACATTTACATGGATTCCTCCAAGTTCGGCATTGTTGAGTAATATTACCTATTGCATTTCCCCGGACAAGGAAAAACTGGGAAATATCCTGGCCGGATTATCGGTTAGAAGTGTCAAGATCAGTCAAACGTATTTCGATCAGTACTACCTGGGGACGGAAAAGGACAATCTTTCTTCCTGCATTTTTGAAATGACCCCTTATTCCAGGAGATCCATGGAAAAGTTGAACATGCCGATCCTGCTCCTGATCGGAGATAAAGATATTGTCAACAACCAGCGCTGTCTGGACAAAGCGAAGAAGTGGATCCCGGACATACAAACCGGAACAATCCAGGATGCGGGGCATTTTTTAAGCTTCGATCAGCCGGATACGGTCAATAAACTCGTACTGAATTTCCTGAGGAATTAAGTGTGTTCAATAATTAACAGTTGGTTATAACTTAGTTAATCCTCTCTGCTTCATAAGAATCAGGCAACTACTTTGTCGTAATTTCGTTCTTGAATTAGAATTTGTAAATAATTCGACACACTATGAGATTACTACTACTAGCAGCAATAGCTTCGTCTATTGGTGCAACTACTACGCACGCACACGAAAACGGTGTGCCCTTAAACTCTGTTTGCCAGGTTTCCGGTGATACCCTTTCATCAGATTCCCTGCAAAAACTCTATCAGCACATTGATCTGCTTTCCGTATTCGATTTGAAGAAATGGCGTGAATCCTACATTTATAAGAACAGGACACAGCCTTCCGATCAGAATAAGCAGATACTGATTTACATCGAAGAACGCCTAAAAGTTATCAAATGAAAAAGCTGATCTACTTTCTAGTCTTCGTTCTGACCGGTATGTCAGGCTATGGACAACCTCCCTGCGGATCAAATCCTGCAGCGGGGAATACCTGTGCAACAGCAACTCCTATCTGTGAATTAAACGGTTATTGCGGAAACACATCTTCCAGTTACACAGCTGATGCGTGGGGTTCTGCCGGCGCTCCTTTCGGATGCGGCTTCCTGGGATTAAGTTCTTGTCCGGGTACGGGAGTTCTGGGTTCGTTTTGCGGATCGGTGGAAAATGATTCCTATTTATCGTTTGTGGCTTCATCTTCGTCCATTTCGTTCAACTGCTGGGTGTATAATTCAACCTACGGCGACGGAATCCAGATCATGATTTTCTCCGGTACCTGCGGAGGGAATATCACGTCTTATTATTGCGACCAGATCGTTCCATCTTCGTCTTCACAAACCGTTTCTGCAACGGGATTAACTCCCGGAAACACCTACTACATCATGATAGATGGTTTCGCTGGAGATATTTGTGATTATACATTCGCAGCAAATACAGGTATTTCTGTTCCAGTGGACGTAACACCGGCTACTTCTACTATTTGTGCCGGACAATCCGTCACACTTACAGCTACTGGCGGTAACGGAACATATACCTGGAACGCTTCGCCGAATTTAAGCGGAACTACCGGAGCTACCGTAACGGCAACACCGCCATCGACTCCCGGAACTTATACTTACACGGTGAATTCGGCAACAGGAAATGCCTTGTGTCCGTCTTCCACCGTCGCCACAGCAACCATTACGGTTAATTCCTGCGGAGGTTGTACGGTCACCGCCGGAAACAGCGGCGATGTTTGCCAGGGAACAGCAACTTTTAACCTCACGGCATCCAATGTGGCCGGTGCTTCCTGGAATTGGGTAGGGCCAAACGGATTTACGTCCAATGTCCAAAACCCGACCAATGTACCTGTTCCTGCTGCTGCAGGTTCTTACACTTATACCGTAACTGCAACTGTGGCGGGTACTCCGTGTACGTCCACCACAACAATTGTTGTAAATCCTACACCGACGATCAATGCTCCGCTGACAACGATCTGTGTTGGCGGTACAACCAATTTGACGGGGTCGGGAACTGCTCATGCATCCACTCCGTGGGCTTCTTCGAATCCTGCAGTTGCAACGGTTTCTGCATCCGGAGTGGTAACGGCTGTTTCCGCGGGATCAACAACGATTACTTTTATGAACTCCGGAGGCTGTACGGTCACACAGGCAATTACTGTCGTTTCTTTGCCAACGGCTACCATTGCCGGAAGTACGACCATTTGCAGCGGTCAGAATGCAACCATCACATTTACCGGAACACCCAATGCAACAGTTACTTACCAGGTTGGCGGACCCAATCAAACCATTGTGCTGGACGCTGCCGGA
The window above is part of the Fluviicola sp. genome. Proteins encoded here:
- a CDS encoding DUF4139 domain-containing protein produces the protein MKKHFLHLLLVLFPLALLGQNMHEQVLKTEIKKVKLFLTAGEMTHETPIKLTKGRNKVIFSGISAFADPRTIQFTSSGSFRLVSISTEMDFLAAEQWNPRIKILADSLEQLKDRHQLNVDLLSSYQAELGILNTNKDLKGQNTLTIDQIKAAGEYYRTRTFEINKTITKIKKEQDVLSAKINDTRFQLTELNYTENQRSNQVIVLIDVDNNTDISGTLKYLVSDCGWAATYDLSATDLNQPINLKYKAQVYNNTGNEWKNVALTLSTSDPLLSAASPVLNPFYIRYGEQVEYTKKSYVQPIQQKADYRNEVMNEINMANQRAYDNYVLDQKVTENSAGFFGSDKMGKNEGKKVSTVAMKQIEISDLNAEFLIAHPFSCPTDAKPYIVEIKEMNMPATFTHVSVPKLDQGSFLLANIVGWQDLDLIPGPTNVYFAGNYVGVSEINTNNVDDTLSLSFGRDSKIQVLRKLKSEMSTKKVSGSTKKDTYFYDIQVRNNRTVPVKINVFDQIPLSSSSEITVTVETIGIGKKNDLTGEVSYMITLQPGETANLEIGYSVKYPKNAKISTKTFRTISCPSF
- a CDS encoding class I SAM-dependent methyltransferase produces the protein MNNQKAVDLFNKLADSYQQRFFSVDHYGESLNILLNHLEERSKVLDVACGPGNISHYLLERLPQLELLGIDLAPNMIELARKNNPNARFLVYDALQIDYLDTSFDAIVVGFLFPYLAIEQVELFLFKVYEKLNENGILYLSTMTDLYENSRMKASSTGEEVMMYYYETGFLTRLLQQIGFRVISTHEQPFPVSETETDTDLILIAQKQATPKNY
- a CDS encoding alpha/beta hydrolase, giving the protein MMRTLGFVIALLIAIPLFFSCSDNSETNGSEKSRRAQKEGLKGKKKNSGKEKVVEALPKNYEFVYNDSLSDYINAYNKTLALFELPIVEKDIQTKYGNAHVLVCGNSNNPPLVLLHGMNASSTMWYPNMKTFAKNYCVYAIDFLLEPGKSTCNLKRLDKDQIAEWYDEIFTKLGLNSVYLIGCSRGGWLATAVALNKPEKVKKLVLLSPAQTFTWIPPSSALLSNITYCISPDKEKLGNILAGLSVRSVKISQTYFDQYYLGTEKDNLSSCIFEMTPYSRRSMEKLNMPILLLIGDKDIVNNQRCLDKAKKWIPDIQTGTIQDAGHFLSFDQPDTVNKLVLNFLRN
- the lysA gene encoding diaminopimelate decarboxylase; protein product: MNSTLLEAVAGEYGTPVYVYDEAKIISQYNRLKNAFGKQEVKLHYAMKALSNINVLRTLKDQGAGLDAVSIEEVHLGLRAGFEPEEIMYTPNGVAFSEIEEAVALGVMINIDNLSVLEHFGMVFGSLVPVCIRINPHILAGGHANISVGHIDSKFGISIHQLRHIQRIVEHYKLHIVGLHMHTGSDIVDADVFLQGADLLYQAASYFPELQFMDFGSGFKVAYKEGDFVTPIEEIGAKIGESFQHFCKEYGRDLELWFEPGKFLVSESGVLLVSVNVVKQTTSTVFLGVNSGQNHLIRPMFYNAYHRIENVSNPEGYKKLYSVVGYICETDTFGYDRPIAEAKAGDVLAIYNAGAYGFSMSNQYNSRLRPAEVYIRNGMPQLIRKRETLDDVIRNEIDLSVSSTYATNE